The window AAATCCAGCGAAAGGGTTGTTAACGAGACAAGGCATCATTTTGCCGAGGCTGTTAATAAGGCAATAGAGTTATCGTATGCTAAATTTGATGAAACTATTGATGTCGCAATTCGTTTAGGAGTTGATCCCAGGCATGCCGACCAGATGGTTCGAGGAACGGTTGTTTTGCCTAATGGTCTTGGCAAGGAGATAAGAGTTCTGGTATTTGCTAAGGGGGCGAAGGAAAAGGAGGCGCTTGATGCCGGCGCAGATTTTGTCGGGAGTGACGATCTCATTGAAAAAATTAAAGGCGGATGGTTCGGCTTTGATAAGGCTGTCGCTACTCCGGACATTATGGGTTCTGTGGGAAAGATAGGAAAACTTCTTGGGCCAAGAGGGCTCATGCCGAATGCAAAAACAGGAACGGTTACTTTTGATGTTGCCAGGGCGGTTGTCGAGCTCAAGGCTGGTAAGATAGATTTTAGGGTTGAAAAAGCGGGTATAGTCCATGCTCCCATGGGCAAGGTTTCTTTTGGGGCGGAAAAGATCGTTCAGAACTTTGGCGCCTTGTTAGAGACTATCATGCGTCTCAAACCGGCTTCCAGCAAGGGAATCTACCTGAGAAGTATTGTAATGTCAACGACCATGGGGCCTGGAATAAAGGTAGATGCGGCCAGCATCAAGGACTTAACCAGATAATATTAAAAAGAAGCAGATAATAGGATTATTTTGCAAGAGACTTAATACTACTGTCAAAGACCGTAGGCGCATTTTTTTATGTTTAATCGGTATTTCCGGCCTACCGAGGCAGATTTATGGTTCGAGTGTTTCCTCCGGTTTTTTTACAGCTTAGGAGAGGAGGTGTGGTAATTTTTGAAAACAGATGAAAAAAAGAAAATTGTAGAAGATATTCGCAAAAGGTTTTCAGAGTCAAAGATCGTAATTCTTACAGACTATAACGGCCTTGATGTGGAAAACATTAATGAGCTGCGCAGAAAACTTAAAGAATCAGAAGTTGAATATAAGGTAGCCAAAAACACTTTTTTTATAAGAGCTTCTGAAGGCACAGATGCTGAATTAATAAAAGATAGTTTTAAAGGTCCTAGCGCTGTTGCCTTAAGTTACAATGATCCTGTAGCTCCAGCCAGGTTATTGACTGAGTTTGCAGGCTCCCATGAAGCGTTTAAAATTAAAGTGGGCGTAATGGACGGCAAGATACTTGACCTGACTGCAATCAGGAATCTGTCAGCTCTGCCTTCAAGGGAGGTGCTTTTAGGTAACCTGCTTTCAGTTATGAGCGGTGTTCCGACTGCGCTTGTAAGAGCATTAAATGATATTCCAGTTAGGTTGTTAAACGTTT of the Anaerolineae bacterium genome contains:
- the rplA gene encoding 50S ribosomal protein L1, encoding MPKRGKKYLKSSERVVNETRHHFAEAVNKAIELSYAKFDETIDVAIRLGVDPRHADQMVRGTVVLPNGLGKEIRVLVFAKGAKEKEALDAGADFVGSDDLIEKIKGGWFGFDKAVATPDIMGSVGKIGKLLGPRGLMPNAKTGTVTFDVARAVVELKAGKIDFRVEKAGIVHAPMGKVSFGAEKIVQNFGALLETIMRLKPASSKGIYLRSIVMSTTMGPGIKVDAASIKDLTR
- the rplJ gene encoding 50S ribosomal protein L10; translated protein: MKTDEKKKIVEDIRKRFSESKIVILTDYNGLDVENINELRRKLKESEVEYKVAKNTFFIRASEGTDAELIKDSFKGPSAVALSYNDPVAPARLLTEFAGSHEAFKIKVGVMDGKILDLTAIRNLSALPSREVLLGNLLSVMSGVPTALVRALNDIPVRLLNVLQAIKEQKEAA